In Phaeobacter gallaeciensis DSM 26640, a genomic segment contains:
- a CDS encoding ABC transporter permease: MSDLWEGLAQAFWLVVTLDADLVEITLRSLRVTLTALLVAAVIALPLAALLAVRRFRLRRATIAVLNALMGLPPVVVGLVVYVMLSRAGPFGVLGLLFTPTAMIIAQVIIIVPLVASIAHQSLRDLWSDYHDLLISLNASQFQRICTLLWDGRRALLTAALAGFGRAIGEVGAIMIVGGNIDHATRVLTTAIALETGKGDFAMALGLGFVLIGLAVAVNLTIHWLGKTESEGRW; this comes from the coding sequence ATGTCTGATCTCTGGGAAGGATTGGCCCAGGCCTTTTGGCTGGTGGTCACGCTGGATGCGGATCTGGTGGAAATCACGCTGCGCTCGCTGCGGGTCACATTGACCGCGTTGCTGGTGGCTGCCGTCATTGCGCTGCCCTTGGCGGCCTTGTTGGCTGTTCGAAGGTTCCGGTTGCGGCGGGCGACTATTGCGGTGCTCAATGCGTTGATGGGGTTGCCGCCAGTCGTCGTGGGGCTTGTGGTCTATGTGATGCTGTCGCGGGCCGGGCCCTTTGGGGTGCTGGGACTATTGTTCACGCCAACAGCGATGATCATTGCGCAGGTGATCATTATCGTGCCGCTGGTGGCCTCCATCGCGCATCAGTCGCTGCGGGATCTGTGGAGCGATTATCACGACCTGCTGATTTCCCTGAACGCCAGTCAGTTTCAACGGATCTGCACGCTGCTCTGGGACGGGCGGCGGGCCTTGCTGACGGCGGCGCTGGCCGGATTCGGTCGTGCCATTGGCGAGGTTGGCGCCATCATGATTGTGGGCGGCAATATCGACCATGCCACGCGGGTGCTGACCACAGCGATTGCGCTGGAAACCGGCAAGGGGGATTTCGCCATGGCGCTGGGGCTTGGCTTTGTGCTGATCGGGCTGGCCGTCGCGGTGAACCTGACCATTCACTGGTTGGGCAAGACCGAAAGTGAGGGGCGTTGGTGA
- a CDS encoding ATP-binding cassette domain-containing protein has protein sequence MTGANTLFPLVVNGAQVRRRGKTLIGPVDLRLDGQGTTIVIGPNGSGKTSLLKMLHGILRLGQGQISWGCPMAEAQRRQAFVFQTPVMMRRSVVENIAYPLRLNRVPRKVALAEAEIWAERIGLGDALQRPAVLLSGGEQQKLALARALICKPQLLFLDEPCASLDGRATREIEEILTEAAAAGTRLIMSTHNMGQAQRLADEVLFVLHGQIAEFSAAEAFFARPHTEQGRAFLRGDIVE, from the coding sequence GTGACTGGGGCGAACACTCTTTTCCCGCTGGTGGTCAACGGGGCGCAGGTGCGCAGGCGTGGCAAGACGCTGATCGGTCCTGTGGATCTGCGACTGGACGGGCAGGGCACGACTATAGTGATCGGGCCCAACGGATCGGGCAAAACGTCCCTGCTGAAGATGCTGCATGGTATCCTGCGGCTGGGGCAGGGGCAGATCAGCTGGGGCTGCCCTATGGCGGAGGCGCAGCGGCGTCAGGCTTTTGTCTTTCAAACGCCAGTCATGATGCGCCGCTCGGTCGTCGAGAATATCGCCTATCCGTTGCGACTCAACCGCGTGCCGCGCAAGGTCGCACTGGCTGAGGCTGAGATCTGGGCTGAGCGGATCGGGCTTGGCGATGCGTTGCAACGGCCCGCGGTTTTGCTGTCCGGTGGGGAGCAACAGAAATTGGCGCTGGCGCGGGCCCTGATCTGCAAGCCGCAGCTTCTGTTTTTGGATGAGCCTTGTGCCTCGCTCGACGGGCGGGCCACCCGCGAGATTGAAGAGATCTTGACCGAAGCCGCCGCGGCGGGCACGCGGCTGATCATGTCCACTCACAATATGGGGCAGGCGCAGCGGTTGGCCGATGAGGTCTTGTTTGTGCTGCACGGGCAGATTGCCGAATTTTCAGCGGCGGAGGCGTTTTTTGCCCGGCCGCATACCGAACAGGGACGCGCATTTCTAAGAGGAGATATTGTCGAATGA
- a CDS encoding substrate-binding domain-containing protein, giving the protein MKRIMLGALAALAMGTAALAEEMKLAVTTSFHNSGLAEVLLPEIKADLGLEVQLLVVGTGQAIRLGEAGDVDAILVHSKKAEEAFLAGGNGTHRREIMYNDFVFIGPQADPATIAGAGSAKVALQKIAASEAAFVSRGDDSGTHKKELSLWAAADLSPEGFGGWYNAVGAGMGAALNTASGMGGYIMSDRASWLNFANKGDLALLYSGDPVLFNQYAYLPVNPEKHPHVKTDLVADLENWLVSDKAKDLINSYQINGEALFVFNAEQ; this is encoded by the coding sequence ATGAAACGAATTATGCTCGGAGCTTTGGCCGCGCTGGCGATGGGAACAGCTGCGCTGGCGGAGGAGATGAAGCTGGCGGTGACCACGTCCTTCCACAACTCCGGTCTGGCTGAGGTGCTGTTGCCTGAGATCAAGGCGGATCTGGGATTGGAAGTGCAGCTGCTGGTGGTGGGCACCGGTCAGGCGATCCGTCTTGGCGAAGCCGGGGATGTGGATGCGATTCTTGTGCATTCCAAGAAGGCCGAAGAGGCATTTCTGGCCGGGGGCAATGGCACCCACCGCCGGGAGATCATGTATAATGATTTTGTCTTCATCGGGCCTCAGGCCGACCCTGCGACCATTGCGGGCGCGGGATCCGCGAAGGTGGCATTGCAGAAGATTGCAGCCTCTGAAGCGGCCTTCGTCAGCCGTGGTGATGACAGCGGCACCCATAAGAAAGAGCTGAGCCTCTGGGCCGCGGCGGATCTATCGCCTGAAGGATTTGGCGGCTGGTACAACGCTGTTGGTGCGGGCATGGGTGCGGCGCTGAATACTGCCTCTGGCATGGGGGGCTACATCATGTCCGACCGGGCAAGCTGGCTCAACTTCGCCAATAAGGGCGATTTGGCGCTGCTTTATTCCGGCGATCCCGTGTTGTTCAACCAATACGCCTATCTGCCGGTGAACCCGGAAAAGCACCCGCATGTGAAAACCGATCTGGTGGCAGATCTGGAGAATTGGCTGGTGTCGGACAAGGCAAAGGATCTGATCAACAGCTACCAGATCAACGGCGAAGCATTGTTTGTGTTCAACGCCGAGCAGTGA
- a CDS encoding DUF6505 family protein produces the protein MQLARAIHFDESDQNVFASPARTGEWCISGGFEFSNWEEADLTGKQRQAFANGWMGLETSGRATFVAVTKIEEGELATLTDLLAQHFVSYYGAPNTDTARPVAEEELAHMADLCADHAPNTLLTVMRELTDAGVKESYRAIEAQDAGLEQFAIHVTDD, from the coding sequence ATGCAGCTGGCCCGAGCCATTCACTTCGACGAAAGCGATCAGAACGTCTTTGCCAGCCCCGCCCGAACGGGAGAATGGTGCATTTCCGGTGGCTTTGAATTCTCCAACTGGGAAGAGGCGGATCTGACCGGCAAACAACGGCAGGCTTTTGCCAATGGCTGGATGGGGCTGGAAACCAGCGGGCGTGCCACCTTTGTCGCCGTGACAAAGATCGAAGAGGGCGAATTGGCCACGCTCACCGATCTGCTGGCACAGCATTTTGTCAGCTACTATGGCGCCCCGAATACCGATACCGCCCGCCCCGTGGCGGAGGAAGAGCTGGCCCATATGGCCGACCTCTGCGCCGATCACGCGCCCAACACCCTGCTGACCGTCATGCGCGAGCTGACAGATGCCGGCGTCAAGGAAAGCTATCGCGCGATTGAGGCACAGGACGCCGGGCTGGAGCAGTTCGCCATTCACGTGACGGACGACTGA
- a CDS encoding DUF4444 domain-containing protein, translated as MSELSFPPLMQGLVLSGAEEPFALACQKAVLGCDAGLIVHNLAPDRLQAALVFAPEVALQQAMTMLPVCAIALQNALGALAPPEVAVHLQWDGGLRINGGRCGHLRAAASTTTPSEVPDWLVIGLDLPLWPPSDGETGDRPEDTALYAEGCADVDAGQLLESWARHALHWINRWEDEGTEPVHSTWRGLAQDIGGTITHAGRTGTFLGVDEDFGLLLRDETTTHLIPLITLLETP; from the coding sequence ATGAGCGAACTGAGCTTTCCGCCTCTGATGCAGGGGCTCGTCCTCAGCGGTGCGGAGGAGCCCTTTGCCCTTGCCTGTCAAAAGGCGGTACTGGGCTGTGACGCGGGGTTGATCGTGCATAATCTCGCGCCTGACCGTTTGCAGGCGGCTCTTGTGTTCGCGCCGGAGGTGGCGTTGCAGCAAGCGATGACCATGCTGCCGGTCTGCGCCATCGCATTGCAAAACGCCCTGGGCGCGCTGGCCCCACCTGAGGTGGCGGTGCATCTGCAGTGGGATGGCGGGCTGCGCATCAATGGCGGGCGCTGCGGCCACCTGCGTGCCGCCGCCAGCACCACGACACCGTCCGAGGTGCCAGACTGGCTGGTTATTGGCCTCGACCTGCCACTCTGGCCGCCAAGCGATGGCGAAACCGGCGACCGCCCCGAAGATACCGCGCTTTACGCTGAGGGCTGCGCCGATGTGGATGCCGGTCAATTGCTGGAAAGCTGGGCGCGCCACGCGCTGCACTGGATCAATCGCTGGGAGGATGAAGGCACCGAACCGGTTCACAGCACCTGGCGCGGGTTGGCGCAGGACATCGGCGGGACCATAACCCATGCAGGTCGGACCGGTACATTTCTCGGGGTGGATGAGGACTTTGGCCTGCTTTTGCGGGACGAGACCACCACCCATCTGATCCCCCTCATCACGCTACTGGAGACCCCATGA
- the apbC gene encoding iron-sulfur cluster carrier protein ApbC, which translates to MSLTRETVLEALKTIKDPVSGSDIVAAGIVRALNIEEDTVRFVLEIDPAKSDIYTPVRDEADAKVTALPGAGKVSAMLTAHSEKAPPDLKPNKPAQPQGPQKIPGVDRIIAVASGKGGVGKSTVSANIACALAAQGRRVGLLDADVYGPSQPRMLGVSGRPASPDGKTILPMRNHGVTMMSIGLMTNEDQAVVWRGPMLMGALQQMMMQVQWGALDVLIVDLPPGTGDVQMTLAQKAHVDGAIVVSTPQDVALIDARKGIDMFQKLNVPILGMIENMSTHICSNCGHEEHVFGHGGVAAEAEKLNVPLLAEIPLHLDVRMAADGGAPIAVSKPDSAQAKAFHDLAADLVAKGQA; encoded by the coding sequence GTGTCCCTCACTCGTGAAACTGTCCTAGAGGCGCTCAAGACCATCAAAGACCCGGTGTCCGGCAGCGATATCGTCGCCGCAGGCATCGTCCGCGCGCTCAATATTGAAGAGGACACGGTCCGCTTTGTCCTGGAGATCGACCCGGCAAAATCCGACATCTATACGCCCGTGCGAGATGAGGCCGACGCCAAGGTGACGGCACTGCCCGGCGCAGGCAAGGTTTCAGCCATGCTGACCGCCCATTCTGAAAAAGCGCCGCCAGATCTGAAACCGAACAAACCAGCACAGCCCCAAGGTCCGCAGAAAATTCCCGGCGTGGATCGGATCATCGCCGTTGCTTCGGGCAAAGGCGGTGTTGGCAAATCCACTGTTTCGGCGAATATCGCCTGCGCGCTGGCGGCTCAGGGACGTCGTGTTGGCCTGCTGGATGCTGATGTCTACGGCCCCTCCCAGCCCCGGATGCTGGGTGTGTCCGGCCGCCCGGCCAGCCCGGATGGCAAGACCATTCTGCCGATGCGCAACCATGGCGTCACCATGATGTCCATCGGCCTGATGACCAATGAAGATCAGGCGGTTGTCTGGCGCGGTCCGATGCTGATGGGCGCCTTGCAACAAATGATGATGCAGGTGCAATGGGGCGCGCTGGATGTGCTGATCGTCGACCTGCCCCCGGGCACAGGCGACGTGCAGATGACGCTGGCGCAAAAGGCCCATGTGGACGGCGCCATTGTGGTCTCCACCCCGCAGGACGTCGCCCTGATCGATGCGCGCAAAGGCATCGATATGTTCCAGAAACTCAACGTGCCGATCCTTGGTATGATTGAGAATATGTCGACCCATATCTGCTCCAACTGCGGGCATGAGGAACATGTCTTCGGCCATGGCGGGGTCGCAGCCGAGGCCGAAAAACTGAACGTGCCCCTGCTGGCGGAAATCCCGCTGCATCTGGACGTACGGATGGCCGCTGATGGCGGTGCGCCGATTGCGGTCAGCAAGCCCGACAGCGCGCAGGCCAAGGCGTTCCACGATCTCGCCGCCGATCTGGTCGCCAAGGGTCAGGCCTGA
- a CDS encoding 4Fe-4S binding protein, which translates to MPKTLILCDCSGSQSIDSEALSRSTRLPCSKLHSALCTDEIEQAAAALTQEDAIICCAQEHRIFEALAEEIDAPSPGFIDLRDRAGWTADTADTLPKMTALIAEATLAPPPAKTIDLYSEGLCLILGAPDVAYAAAARLQDSLAVTVLLDTPSDPPHSRAYDVISGQLRHAKGALGQFAVTIDQLQQLDVTGRNWTWGEARNGGHSVCDIILDLRGGQALFPAPEKRDGYLCADPKSAPAVAEATLAASQLIGTFEKPLYVRSEPLLCAHSRAGQTGCTRCLDVCPTGAISPAGDHVSIDPMICAGCGSCASLCPSGAITYDAPPTDALMRRIQTLAKAYLDAGGRTPRLLVVDQHGSEMIELAARHGRGLPADVIPLAVDALNSFGHAEGLAALAAGFTEVSVLLSPKSERDVQERESALAAAIAGPHLHLLDLSDPDQLSDVLFARDGTLAQVETPLRPMGTRRQITRQAAKALLPEAETLSLPEGAPYGAVLVSSDNCTLCLSCVSLCPSGALGDNPDLPQLRFQEDACLQCGLCANVCPEDAITYEPRLNLTPAALSQVVLHEEEPFACVECGSLFGVKSTIDKITEKLAGKHSMFANPEAARMIQMCDDCRVNAQFHQQNSPFAGADRPRVRTTEDYLSKRKDH; encoded by the coding sequence ATGCCTAAGACATTGATTTTATGTGATTGCTCTGGGTCGCAATCTATCGATTCCGAGGCCTTGTCACGCAGCACCCGTCTGCCCTGTTCCAAGCTGCATTCAGCGCTTTGCACAGACGAAATCGAACAGGCTGCCGCGGCCCTGACGCAAGAGGATGCAATTATTTGCTGCGCTCAGGAGCACCGCATTTTCGAGGCTCTGGCAGAAGAAATCGACGCCCCCTCACCGGGGTTCATCGACCTGCGCGACCGGGCCGGTTGGACCGCAGATACCGCCGATACGCTGCCCAAAATGACCGCCCTGATCGCCGAAGCGACATTGGCACCGCCCCCTGCAAAGACGATTGACCTGTATTCCGAAGGGTTGTGCCTGATCCTCGGCGCCCCGGATGTGGCCTATGCGGCCGCTGCGCGTCTGCAGGACAGCCTTGCTGTGACCGTCCTGCTCGATACACCAAGCGACCCGCCTCACAGCCGCGCCTATGATGTGATTTCCGGTCAGTTGCGCCATGCCAAGGGTGCACTCGGACAATTCGCCGTCACCATCGATCAGCTGCAGCAACTGGATGTCACGGGGCGCAACTGGACTTGGGGCGAGGCCCGGAATGGCGGGCATTCGGTCTGCGACATCATTCTGGATCTGCGTGGCGGCCAGGCGCTGTTTCCTGCTCCGGAAAAACGCGACGGTTATCTGTGTGCAGACCCCAAATCCGCTCCGGCAGTTGCTGAGGCCACCCTCGCTGCAAGCCAACTGATCGGGACCTTTGAAAAGCCGCTCTACGTGCGCAGTGAACCACTGCTTTGCGCTCATTCCCGCGCGGGCCAGACTGGCTGCACCCGCTGTCTGGATGTCTGCCCAACCGGCGCCATCAGCCCTGCTGGCGACCATGTCAGCATTGACCCGATGATCTGTGCCGGCTGCGGATCCTGTGCTTCGCTCTGCCCTTCCGGTGCGATCACCTATGACGCACCTCCAACCGATGCGCTGATGCGTCGGATCCAGACACTGGCGAAGGCTTATCTAGACGCAGGCGGCCGTACCCCCCGGCTTCTCGTGGTCGACCAGCACGGCAGCGAGATGATCGAACTGGCGGCCCGCCACGGTCGTGGCCTGCCTGCAGATGTGATCCCGCTGGCAGTGGACGCGCTCAACAGCTTTGGTCATGCCGAGGGTCTGGCCGCCCTCGCCGCCGGTTTCACTGAGGTCTCGGTGCTGCTCTCTCCCAAGAGTGAGCGCGACGTGCAGGAGCGCGAAAGCGCGCTCGCCGCAGCCATTGCCGGTCCGCACCTGCATCTGCTCGACCTCAGCGACCCAGACCAACTCAGCGATGTTTTATTTGCTCGCGATGGCACCTTGGCTCAGGTCGAAACACCCCTACGCCCCATGGGCACCCGCCGCCAGATCACCCGGCAAGCCGCCAAGGCGCTGCTGCCCGAGGCTGAGACCCTGTCGTTGCCTGAGGGTGCCCCCTATGGTGCGGTGCTGGTGTCATCGGACAACTGTACGCTCTGCCTCTCCTGTGTCTCGCTCTGCCCCTCAGGTGCGCTTGGCGACAATCCGGACCTGCCACAGCTGCGCTTTCAGGAGGATGCTTGCCTGCAATGTGGCCTCTGCGCCAATGTCTGTCCGGAGGATGCGATCACTTATGAACCGCGCCTCAACCTCACACCAGCTGCATTGTCGCAAGTGGTCCTGCACGAGGAAGAACCCTTTGCCTGCGTCGAATGCGGATCGCTGTTCGGGGTCAAATCAACCATCGACAAAATCACCGAGAAGCTGGCCGGGAAACACTCAATGTTTGCCAATCCAGAAGCGGCACGGATGATCCAGATGTGCGATGACTGCCGCGTCAATGCGCAGTTCCACCAGCAGAACTCTCCCTTCGCTGGTGCGGACCGCCCCAGGGTCCGAACCACCGAGGATTACCTCAGCAAGCGCAAGGATCACTGA
- a CDS encoding DUF3305 domain-containing protein encodes MPLGVVVRRQPGVTRWARWSWRVTSVLPGAAPADWQLLREVDEICEFHAATLPLELHRSEAEAYLHGLTAEPPCIYVVLREGTSEERPLDVLLVTASPYEAQDYADNGEDLVEKVPMPDGLVAWIRDFAQLHFHDEPFKKRRRDRVKTNATEDGIGDPRISQLTDVYRSPTLKKARLS; translated from the coding sequence ATGCCGTTGGGTGTCGTCGTGCGGCGCCAGCCGGGCGTGACGCGTTGGGCGCGCTGGTCCTGGAGGGTGACCTCAGTCCTACCGGGGGCGGCACCAGCGGATTGGCAGCTTCTGCGCGAAGTGGATGAGATTTGCGAATTTCATGCTGCGACCCTGCCGCTGGAGCTGCATCGCAGTGAAGCCGAGGCGTATCTGCATGGCCTAACGGCTGAGCCACCTTGCATCTATGTGGTGCTGCGGGAGGGCACGTCGGAGGAGCGGCCGCTGGATGTGCTCTTGGTGACGGCTTCGCCCTATGAGGCGCAGGACTATGCCGACAACGGTGAGGATCTGGTGGAGAAAGTACCGATGCCGGATGGTCTGGTGGCCTGGATCCGGGATTTCGCACAGCTACATTTCCATGATGAACCGTTCAAGAAGCGTCGCCGGGATCGTGTGAAAACCAATGCGACTGAAGATGGTATTGGCGATCCGCGTATCTCGCAGCTGACCGATGTCTACCGGTCGCCCACGCTAAAGAAGGCGCGCCTGTCATGA
- a CDS encoding DUF3306 domain-containing protein, giving the protein MSGGDFWSQRRAKVAAEQQAEAVEAAALARAAEERALEEKSDAELLEELNLPDPDQMQQGDDFSVFLKETIPARLRTRALRRLWTSNPVLANVDGLLDYGEDFTDSAMVVENLQTAYQVGKGMTAHVEELARQAEEAAGPPSDVLADTEGAGASGEKTASAGEDAAAADKSVDAVRRPTMRLLSPADADDAELPTQEEVATTIRTDDARPDPAAPDPLAPDPVAPAPRRMRFTFAADPDAPAA; this is encoded by the coding sequence ATGAGTGGGGGGGATTTCTGGTCCCAACGGCGCGCGAAGGTCGCGGCAGAGCAGCAGGCGGAGGCCGTCGAGGCCGCAGCCCTGGCCCGGGCAGCAGAGGAGCGGGCCCTTGAGGAGAAAAGCGATGCCGAGCTCCTGGAGGAGCTGAACCTGCCGGACCCGGATCAGATGCAGCAGGGGGATGATTTTAGTGTTTTCCTGAAAGAGACTATTCCTGCGCGGTTGCGGACCCGGGCGCTGCGGCGGCTTTGGACCAGCAATCCGGTACTGGCAAATGTCGATGGGCTATTGGACTACGGTGAGGATTTCACTGACAGCGCCATGGTCGTTGAGAACCTGCAAACAGCCTATCAGGTGGGCAAGGGTATGACCGCTCATGTTGAGGAGCTGGCGCGTCAGGCGGAGGAAGCCGCAGGCCCTCCGTCAGATGTCTTGGCCGACACGGAAGGTGCGGGCGCGTCAGGTGAAAAGACCGCGTCTGCAGGTGAGGACGCCGCCGCAGCGGACAAGTCGGTTGATGCGGTCCGTCGTCCCACCATGAGATTGCTTTCCCCGGCTGATGCGGATGACGCTGAATTGCCGACGCAGGAGGAGGTTGCGACCACGATTAGGACTGATGACGCACGGCCTGACCCGGCGGCACCCGACCCACTGGCACCTGACCCGGTGGCGCCTGCGCCGCGGCGGATGCGCTTTACCTTTGCCGCCGACCCGGATGCCCCTGCGGCCTGA
- a CDS encoding TorD/DmsD family molecular chaperone yields MTAREAQTETIAQEASPAIPQDEDRLRADLYNFLGLMLAGPPDEMLLAQMASLTGDDSDLGTAINALAKLAKLTKPAAAEREFNKLFIGLGRGELLPYASYYLTGFLNEKPLAALRQDMAVRGMTRAQNVYEPEDNIASLMEMMGALIAGRFGSPAPLSDQKQFFNKHVGPWAGHFFSDLEAAKNSVLYAAVGAVGRVFMEIEAEGFRMSAEQSA; encoded by the coding sequence ATGACCGCCAGAGAAGCCCAGACAGAGACCATTGCACAGGAGGCCAGCCCTGCCATCCCGCAGGACGAGGATCGTCTGCGCGCGGATCTCTATAACTTTCTGGGCCTGATGCTGGCTGGCCCCCCGGATGAGATGCTGTTGGCCCAGATGGCGTCGCTGACGGGGGATGACAGCGATCTCGGCACCGCCATCAATGCGCTGGCGAAACTGGCCAAGCTGACCAAGCCGGCGGCCGCAGAGCGGGAGTTTAACAAGCTGTTCATCGGTCTCGGGCGCGGTGAGCTGCTGCCCTATGCGAGCTATTACCTGACCGGCTTCCTGAATGAGAAACCGCTGGCGGCCTTGCGGCAGGACATGGCGGTACGGGGCATGACACGGGCGCAGAACGTCTATGAGCCAGAGGACAATATCGCATCGCTGATGGAGATGATGGGCGCATTGATTGCGGGCAGATTTGGGTCTCCAGCGCCGCTGAGCGACCAGAAACAGTTCTTCAACAAACATGTCGGCCCTTGGGCTGGCCATTTCTTTTCCGATCTGGAGGCGGCCAAGAACTCGGTTCTTTATGCTGCAGTCGGTGCTGTGGGCCGGGTGTTCATGGAGATCGAAGCTGAAGGATTTCGGATGAGCGCGGAGCAATCCGCCTGA
- a CDS encoding twin-arginine translocation pathway signal protein has protein sequence MTRKTEEATSRRDFLKLAATTTPIAAVAVATTGGTAEAAEPDLTSEVMQDTAHTRAYYDSLRF, from the coding sequence ATGACCAGAAAGACCGAGGAGGCCACAAGCCGCCGCGACTTTCTCAAGCTGGCAGCGACCACAACGCCGATTGCGGCGGTGGCGGTTGCAACGACCGGCGGCACGGCCGAAGCGGCCGAGCCAGACCTGACATCAGAGGTGATGCAGGACACCGCGCATACCCGCGCCTACTACGACAGCCTCCGGTTCTGA